In the Acanthopagrus latus isolate v.2019 chromosome 23, fAcaLat1.1, whole genome shotgun sequence genome, one interval contains:
- the LOC119014075 gene encoding TOM1-like protein 2 isoform X1 — protein sequence MEFLLGNPYSTPVGQCIERATDGGLQNEDWTLNMEICDIINETEEGPKDAMRALKKRLSGNKNYREVMLALTVVETCVKNCGHRFHVQVANRDFIDGVLVKIISPKNNPPTIVQDKVLALIQAWADAFRSSPDLTGVVHIYEELKRKGIEFPMADLDALSPIHTPQRGTPEVDPAMIKYLAPASPAAGTPKPSPSPPSITQEPQMPSPITATPEQIAQLRSELDVVRGNTKVMSEMLTEMVPGQEDPSDLELLQELNRTCRAMQQRVVELISRVSNEEVTEELLHVNDDLNNIFLRYERYERYRSGRAAQNNGTLNEATEDNLIDLGPGSPAVVTPRITSSPQAHSPAGATASPAHNPAAASLSTALAGLDVASDSVSGTLSSLPSRNQDDFDMFAQTRSSSLADQRKNVKYEDPQALGGLASALDVRQQNTGGLRVKGDDNPADQELPIDSWLITQGMIPVSQSSVMDDIEEWLCADVKGDAAEEGVTSEEFDKFLEERAKVADTLPSPPGANPAHPARAPGGSQKKAERTEDALFAL from the exons agaGGGCCACAGATGGAGGCCTGCAGAATGAGGACTGGACCCTTAACATGGAGATCTGTGATATCATAAATGAGACGGAAGAGGG GCCAAAAGATGCCATGCGGGCACTGAAAAAGAGACTTAGTGGCAACAAGAATTACAGAGAAGTGATGCTGGCGCTAACG GTAGTAGAAACATGTGTAAAGAACTGCGGTCACAGGTTTCATGTCCAGGTGGCCAACAGAGATTTCATTGATGGTGTGTTGGTCAAAATCATCTCCCCCAAAAACAACCCTCCAACCATCGTACAAGACAAAGTGCTGGCACTAATACAG GCCTGGGCTGATGCCTTCAGGAGTAGCCCTGATCTGACTGGTGTGGTCCACATTTatgaggagctgaagaggaaaggcATCGAGTTCCCAATGGCAGATCTGGATGCCTTGTCTCCCATCCACACACCTCAGAGG GGTACACCAGAGGTTGACCCAGCCATGATCAAGTACCTAGCTCCggcctctcctgctgctgggacTCCTAAACCTTCCCCGagccctccctccatcacacaGGAGCCCCAGATGCCCAGCCCCATCACGGCCACCCCTGAACAG ATCGCCCAGCTGCGCAGTGAGCTGGACGTAGTGAGAGGAAACACCAAAGTGATGTCAGAGATGCTAACAGAGATGGTGCCTGGCCAGGAAGACCCCTCTGACTTAGAACTGCTTCAG GAGCTCAACAGAACATGCAGGGCTATGCAGCAGAGAGTGGTTGAGCTCATTTCACGCGTCTCTAACGAGGAGGTGACCGAGGAGCTGCTACACGTCAACGACGACCTCAACAACATTTTCCTCAGATATGAGAG GTACGAGAGGTACAGGTCGGGCAGAGCTGCGCAGAACAATGGG ACGTTGAATGAAGCCACGGAGGACAACCTGATAGACCTGGGCCCGGGGTCCCCGGCCGTGGTCACGCCCAGGATCACCTCCAGCCCCCAAGCCCACTCCCCCGCTGGGGCCACTGCCTCCCCAGCCCATAACCCCGCCGCAGCCTCGCTGTCCACTGCACTAGCTGGTCTCG ATGTGGCTTCAGACAGCGTGAGCGGTACCTTGTCCTCTCTACCAAGCCGCAACCAGGATGATTTTGACATGTTTGCCCAGACCAGGAGCAGCTCTCTGGCTGACCAGCGCAAAAA TGTTAAGTATGAGGACCCTCAGGCCCTGGGCGGCCTGGCCTCGGCTCTGGATGTGAGACAGCAGAACACAGGAGGG CTGAGGGTAAAAGGGGATGATAACCCAGCAGATCAGGAGCTGCCCATAGACAGCTGGCTTATTACCCAAGGAATG ATCCCCGTTTCGCAGTCCTCTGTCATGGATGACATAGAGGAGTGGCTCTGTGCTGACGTG AAAGGAGATGCCGCAGAGGAAGGGGTGACCAGTGAAG AGTTTGATAAGTTCCTGGAGGAGCGAGCGAAGGTCGCAGACACTCTGCCATCTCCCCCTGGAGCTAACCCTGCTCACCCAGCCCGTGCCCCCGGTGGCTCCCAAAAGAAAGCTGAACGGACGGAGGATGCCCTCTTTGCCTTGTAG
- the srebf1 gene encoding sterol regulatory element-binding protein 1 translates to MNSLSFDDPSLDNLDPTLTLHDPSDIDTALLSDIDDMLQLISNQEMEFGGLFDNPPYTGPPPTQELPCLTQSITPAAPPTTTTTPPSTSSSSILSSSPHLDALLGPPITRSSSTPDKTFQPATFQQSPLAQVPITTQRQQPASPQQAQSLSQPKVEQPQSILSPGGPAQAASPHGSPGPNPTFSSTPQALFTTPAPQSPPQQQTQPQAPAQPQQARVNFSSPNTYTAVSPVSVSQPATSLSSSPPSVQPVTIQAQLQGLTTTSPLLATTAGQPAQTITSHVQQVPVLLQPQFIKAESLLLTTLKHDPCMVTTVASSTSLPTTTPVQSTSLQAFMGGGTILTTVPVMVDTDKLPINRIAISGKPAGQPHKGEKRTAHNAIEKRYRSSINDKIIELKDLVAGTEAKLNKSAVLRKAIDYIRYMQQTNQKLKQENLALKMAAQKNKSLKDLVAMEVDGPADVKNELPTPPASDVGSPTSFSHCGSDSEPDSPMGEDTKPSVVMLDKQEAGGSAGGMLDRSRMALCAFTFLFLSLNPLAALLCSSGSSSAGGAAATATHHAGRSVLGVDITADSWGWMDWMLPTILVWLLNGVLVSGVLIRLLVYGEPVTRPHSGSSVLFWRHRKQADLDLARGDFAQASQNLWTCLKALGRPLPTSQLDLACAALWSLLRFCLQRLWVGRWLAARAGGLRSDRPLQEDACKSSRDAALVYHRLHQLHMTGKLNGSHLSAVHMALSAVNLAECAGSCLPVASLAEVYVSAALRVKASLPRILHFTSRVFLSSARQACLSSSGSVPPAMQWLCHPLGHRFFVDGDWAIRSTPKESIYSQAGNTVDPLAQVTQAFREHLLEKALYCVAQPSGETRPSQGEGEYADALEYLQLLMSASDAAGATSQSFAIGSNMATVTGCDPHSKWWSSVAVVIINWLQGDDGAAERLYPTVEHLPRSLQNAESLLPKACLNTFRAVRALLSKPENCQLSLSYSDKASALLRDSLNLGPHCHSSGLDKVVQLLLCDLLLVMRTNVWRLQQQGAGPTGSVSAGTSGPAGLHQASPPELQGFQQDLSSLRKLAHSFRPAMRRLFLHEATARLMAGASPTRTHQLLDRSLRRRATPGAKTEECETRPGQREQAEAVMLACRYLPPSFLSAPGQRVGMLADAARTLEKLGDKRTLHDCQQMIIKLGSGTTVTNS, encoded by the exons ATGAACAGCCTGTCTTTTGACGATCCTTCGTTGGATAACCTGGATCCAACACTGACCCTTCACGACCCGAGCGACATCGACACGGCCCTTTTGAGCGACATCGATG ACATGCTACAGCTCATCAGCAACCAGGAAATGGAGTTTGGAGGACTGTTTGATAACCCTCCATATACGGGGCCCCCTCCCACCCAAGAGCTTCCTTGTTTGACCCAGTCCATCACCCCGGCTGCCCctccaaccaccaccaccacaccccCATCTACATCTTCCTCGTCCATCCTGAGCAGCAGCCCCCATCTGGATGCACTCCTGGGCCCTCCAATCACCCGTAGCTCCTCCACCCCAGACAAGACCTTCCAGCCTGCCACCTTCCAGCAGTCCCCCTTGGCCCAGGTGCCCATCACCACCCAAAGGCAGCAGCCAGCCTCCCCGCAGCAGGCACAGAGCCTCAGTCAGCCTAAGGTGGAGCAGCCCCAATCGATTCTCAGCCCAGGTGGCCCGGCCCAGGCTGCTTCACCACATGGATCACCGGGACCAAACCCAACTTTCAGCTCGACGCCCCAGGCCCTCTTCACCACGCCTGCACCTCAGAGTCCgcctcagcagcagacacagccTCAGGCACCGGCACAGCCCCAACAGGCCCGGGTCAACTTCAGCAGCCCGAACACCTACACAG CGGTCAGTCCCGTCAGTGTGAGCCAACCCGCCACCAGCTTGTCGTCGTCACCTCCGAGTGTCCAGCCGGTGACCATTCAGGCTCAGCTCCAAGGGCTGACCACCACGTCTCCCCTCCTGGCCACAACAGCAGGCCAGCCAGCCCAAACCATCACATCCCACGTACAGCAAGTACCT gtgctgctgcagccccaGTTCATCAAGGCTGAATCTCTGCTGTTGACCACTCTCAAGCACGACCCCTGCATGGTCACCACCGTGGCCTCCTCCACATCTCTGCCCACCACCACCCCGGTGCAGAGCACTTCACTTCAG GCTTTTATGGGCGGCGGCACCATCCTGACCACGGTGCCTGTCATGGTGGACACTGACAAGCTGCCAATCAACCGCATCGCCATCAGCGGCAAGCCGGCCGGCCAGCCACACAAGGGAGAGAAGCGCACAGCCCACAACGCCATCGAGAAGCGCTACCGCTCCTCAATCAATGACAAAATCATTGAGCTCAAAGATCTGGTGGCTGGCACTGAGGCCAAG CTCAACAAGTCCGCAGTGTTGAGGAAAGCCATCGACTACATCCGCTACATGCAGCAGACCAACCAGAAACTCAAGCAGGAGAACTTGGCCCTAAAAATGGCAGCCCAGAAAAACA AGTCTCTCAAGGACCTGGTTGCCATGGAGGTGGATGGACCGGCTGATGTGAAGAATGAGCTGCCCACCCCGCCAGCCTCTGACGTGGGCTCCCCCACCTCTTTCTCACATTGTGGGAGCGACTCAGAACCTGACAGTCCGATGGGAGAGGACACCAAG CCGAGTGTGGTCATGTTGGACAAACAAGAAGCAGGAGGCAGCGCTGGCGGCATGTTGGACCGTTCCCGCATGGCGCTGTGTGCCttcaccttcctcttcctctccctcaaCCCTCTGGCAGCGCTGCTCTGCTCAtctggcagcagctcagctggaGGTGCTGCAGCCACTGCCACCCACCATGCAGGGAGGAGCGTCCTGGGTGTGGATATCACAG CGGACTCGTGGGGCTGGATGGACTGGATGCTCCCAACTATACTGGTGTGGCTTCTGAACGGCGTTCTGGTGTCAGGGGTTCTGATCCGGCTGTTGGTGTACGGAGAGCCTGTAACCCGACCACACTCTGGATCCTCTGTGTTGTTCTGGAGGCACCGCAAGCAAGCCGACCTGGACCTTGCGAGA GGAGATTTTGCCCAGGCCAGTCAGAACCTGTGGACCTGTCTGAAAGCTCTCGGCCGTCCTTTACCCACCTCCCAGCTGGACCTGGCCTGTGCCGCCCTCTGGTCCCTCCTACGATTCTGCCTCCAGCGTCTCTGGGTGGGCCGCTGGCTGGCAGCTCGGGCCGGAGGGCTGCGCTCAGACCGCCCCCTGCAGGAGGACGCCTGCAAGAGCAGCCGTGACGCCGCCCTGGTTTACCACCGCCTGCACCAGCTGCACATGACAG GTAAGCTGAATGGTAGCCACTTGTCAGCAGTGCACATGGCTCTGAGCGCGGTGAACCTGGCAGAATGTGCTGGCTCCTGCCTGCCCGTAGCCTCTCTGGCTGAGGTCTacgtctctgcagctctacGGGTCAAAGCAAGCCTGCCAAGGATCCTGCATTTTACCTCT CGCGTGTTTCTGAGCAGTGCCCGCCAGGCGTGCCTGTCATCCAGTGGCAGTGTGCCTCCAGCTATGCAGTGGCTCTGTCACCCACTGGGTCACCGCTTCTTTGTGGACGGGGACTGGGCCATCCGCAGCACTCCCAAAGAAAGCATCTACAGCCAGGCTGGCAACACCG TGGATCCTCTGGCCCAGGTGACTCAGGCATTCAGGGAGCACCTCCTGGAGAAGGCTCTGTACTGTGTGGCCCAACCCAGTGGAGAGACGAGACCCAGCCAGGGCGAAGG GGAGTATGCTGATGCCCTGGAGTACCTCCAGCTGTTGATGAGTGCTTCGGATGCAGCTGGTGCCACCTCCCAGTCATTTGCTATTGGTTCTAACATGGCTACTGTCACTG GCTGCGACCCCCACTCCAAGTGGTGGTCCTCAGTTGCCGTGGTGATCATCAACTGGCTCCAAGGAGATGACGGCGCAGCAGAGAGACTTTACCCCACTGTCGAACACTTGCCCCGCAGCCTGCAGAACGCAGA GAGTCTTCTGCCTAAGGCATGTCTGAACACATTCAGGGCGGTGCGGGCTCTGCTGTCCAAGCCAGAAAACTGCCAGCTGAGTCTGAGCTACAGCGACAAGGCCAGCGCCCTGCTCCGAGACAGCCTCAACCTGGGACCACACTGCCACAGCTCCGGTTTAGACAAG GTTGTCCAGTTGCTCTTGTGTGATCTGTTGCTGGTGATGAGGACCAACGTATggcgtctgcagcagcagggggctGGTCCCACAGGGTCGGTGTCGGCAGGTACAAGCGGCCCCGCGGGGCTCCACCAGGCCTCCCCGCCCGAGCTCCAAGGCTTCCAGCAAGACCTCAGCTCCCTTCGAAAGTTGGCACACAGCTTCAGACCTGCGATGCGGAGA TTGTTCCTTCACGAAGCTACGGCCAGGTTGATGGCGGGAGCCAGTCCCACCCGCACGCATCAGCTCCTGGACCGCTCGCTGCGACGCAGAGCAACACCTGGAGCcaagacag aggagtGCGAGACGAGGCCAGGCCAGCGGGAGCAGGCGGAGGCCGTGATGCTGGCGTGCCGCtacctccccccctccttcctgtCGGCTCCCGGCCAGAGGGTGGGCATGCTGGCGGACGCGGCCCGCACCCTGGAGAAGCTGGGAGACAAGAGGACCCTCCACGACTGCCAGCAAATGATCATCAAGCTGGGCAGCGGCACCACCGTCACCAACAGCTAG
- the LOC119014075 gene encoding TOM1-like protein 2 isoform X3 encodes MEFLLGNPYSTPVGQCIERATDGGLQNEDWTLNMEICDIINETEEGPKDAMRALKKRLSGNKNYREVMLALTVVETCVKNCGHRFHVQVANRDFIDGVLVKIISPKNNPPTIVQDKVLALIQAWADAFRSSPDLTGVVHIYEELKRKGIEFPMADLDALSPIHTPQRGTPEVDPAMIKYLAPASPAAGTPKPSPSPPSITQEPQMPSPITATPEQIAQLRSELDVVRGNTKVMSEMLTEMVPGQEDPSDLELLQELNRTCRAMQQRVVELISRVSNEEVTEELLHVNDDLNNIFLRYERYERYRSGRAAQNNGTLNEATEDNLIDLGPGSPAVVTPRITSSPQAHSPAGATASPAHNPAAASLSTALAGLDVASDSVSGTLSSLPSRNQDDFDMFAQTRSSSLADQRKNVKYEDPQALGGLASALDVRQQNTGGKGDAAEEGVTSEEFDKFLEERAKVADTLPSPPGANPAHPARAPGGSQKKAERTEDALFAL; translated from the exons agaGGGCCACAGATGGAGGCCTGCAGAATGAGGACTGGACCCTTAACATGGAGATCTGTGATATCATAAATGAGACGGAAGAGGG GCCAAAAGATGCCATGCGGGCACTGAAAAAGAGACTTAGTGGCAACAAGAATTACAGAGAAGTGATGCTGGCGCTAACG GTAGTAGAAACATGTGTAAAGAACTGCGGTCACAGGTTTCATGTCCAGGTGGCCAACAGAGATTTCATTGATGGTGTGTTGGTCAAAATCATCTCCCCCAAAAACAACCCTCCAACCATCGTACAAGACAAAGTGCTGGCACTAATACAG GCCTGGGCTGATGCCTTCAGGAGTAGCCCTGATCTGACTGGTGTGGTCCACATTTatgaggagctgaagaggaaaggcATCGAGTTCCCAATGGCAGATCTGGATGCCTTGTCTCCCATCCACACACCTCAGAGG GGTACACCAGAGGTTGACCCAGCCATGATCAAGTACCTAGCTCCggcctctcctgctgctgggacTCCTAAACCTTCCCCGagccctccctccatcacacaGGAGCCCCAGATGCCCAGCCCCATCACGGCCACCCCTGAACAG ATCGCCCAGCTGCGCAGTGAGCTGGACGTAGTGAGAGGAAACACCAAAGTGATGTCAGAGATGCTAACAGAGATGGTGCCTGGCCAGGAAGACCCCTCTGACTTAGAACTGCTTCAG GAGCTCAACAGAACATGCAGGGCTATGCAGCAGAGAGTGGTTGAGCTCATTTCACGCGTCTCTAACGAGGAGGTGACCGAGGAGCTGCTACACGTCAACGACGACCTCAACAACATTTTCCTCAGATATGAGAG GTACGAGAGGTACAGGTCGGGCAGAGCTGCGCAGAACAATGGG ACGTTGAATGAAGCCACGGAGGACAACCTGATAGACCTGGGCCCGGGGTCCCCGGCCGTGGTCACGCCCAGGATCACCTCCAGCCCCCAAGCCCACTCCCCCGCTGGGGCCACTGCCTCCCCAGCCCATAACCCCGCCGCAGCCTCGCTGTCCACTGCACTAGCTGGTCTCG ATGTGGCTTCAGACAGCGTGAGCGGTACCTTGTCCTCTCTACCAAGCCGCAACCAGGATGATTTTGACATGTTTGCCCAGACCAGGAGCAGCTCTCTGGCTGACCAGCGCAAAAA TGTTAAGTATGAGGACCCTCAGGCCCTGGGCGGCCTGGCCTCGGCTCTGGATGTGAGACAGCAGAACACAGGAGGG AAAGGAGATGCCGCAGAGGAAGGGGTGACCAGTGAAG AGTTTGATAAGTTCCTGGAGGAGCGAGCGAAGGTCGCAGACACTCTGCCATCTCCCCCTGGAGCTAACCCTGCTCACCCAGCCCGTGCCCCCGGTGGCTCCCAAAAGAAAGCTGAACGGACGGAGGATGCCCTCTTTGCCTTGTAG
- the LOC119014075 gene encoding TOM1-like protein 2 isoform X2, whose product MEFLLGNPYSTPVGQCIERATDGGLQNEDWTLNMEICDIINETEEGPKDAMRALKKRLSGNKNYREVMLALTVVETCVKNCGHRFHVQVANRDFIDGVLVKIISPKNNPPTIVQDKVLALIQAWADAFRSSPDLTGVVHIYEELKRKGIEFPMADLDALSPIHTPQRGTPEVDPAMIKYLAPASPAAGTPKPSPSPPSITQEPQMPSPITATPEQIAQLRSELDVVRGNTKVMSEMLTEMVPGQEDPSDLELLQELNRTCRAMQQRVVELISRVSNEEVTEELLHVNDDLNNIFLRYERYERYRSGRAAQNNGTLNEATEDNLIDLGPGSPAVVTPRITSSPQAHSPAGATASPAHNPAAASLSTALAGLDVASDSVSGTLSSLPSRNQDDFDMFAQTRSSSLADQRKNVKYEDPQALGGLASALDVRQQNTGGIPVSQSSVMDDIEEWLCADVKGDAAEEGVTSEEFDKFLEERAKVADTLPSPPGANPAHPARAPGGSQKKAERTEDALFAL is encoded by the exons agaGGGCCACAGATGGAGGCCTGCAGAATGAGGACTGGACCCTTAACATGGAGATCTGTGATATCATAAATGAGACGGAAGAGGG GCCAAAAGATGCCATGCGGGCACTGAAAAAGAGACTTAGTGGCAACAAGAATTACAGAGAAGTGATGCTGGCGCTAACG GTAGTAGAAACATGTGTAAAGAACTGCGGTCACAGGTTTCATGTCCAGGTGGCCAACAGAGATTTCATTGATGGTGTGTTGGTCAAAATCATCTCCCCCAAAAACAACCCTCCAACCATCGTACAAGACAAAGTGCTGGCACTAATACAG GCCTGGGCTGATGCCTTCAGGAGTAGCCCTGATCTGACTGGTGTGGTCCACATTTatgaggagctgaagaggaaaggcATCGAGTTCCCAATGGCAGATCTGGATGCCTTGTCTCCCATCCACACACCTCAGAGG GGTACACCAGAGGTTGACCCAGCCATGATCAAGTACCTAGCTCCggcctctcctgctgctgggacTCCTAAACCTTCCCCGagccctccctccatcacacaGGAGCCCCAGATGCCCAGCCCCATCACGGCCACCCCTGAACAG ATCGCCCAGCTGCGCAGTGAGCTGGACGTAGTGAGAGGAAACACCAAAGTGATGTCAGAGATGCTAACAGAGATGGTGCCTGGCCAGGAAGACCCCTCTGACTTAGAACTGCTTCAG GAGCTCAACAGAACATGCAGGGCTATGCAGCAGAGAGTGGTTGAGCTCATTTCACGCGTCTCTAACGAGGAGGTGACCGAGGAGCTGCTACACGTCAACGACGACCTCAACAACATTTTCCTCAGATATGAGAG GTACGAGAGGTACAGGTCGGGCAGAGCTGCGCAGAACAATGGG ACGTTGAATGAAGCCACGGAGGACAACCTGATAGACCTGGGCCCGGGGTCCCCGGCCGTGGTCACGCCCAGGATCACCTCCAGCCCCCAAGCCCACTCCCCCGCTGGGGCCACTGCCTCCCCAGCCCATAACCCCGCCGCAGCCTCGCTGTCCACTGCACTAGCTGGTCTCG ATGTGGCTTCAGACAGCGTGAGCGGTACCTTGTCCTCTCTACCAAGCCGCAACCAGGATGATTTTGACATGTTTGCCCAGACCAGGAGCAGCTCTCTGGCTGACCAGCGCAAAAA TGTTAAGTATGAGGACCCTCAGGCCCTGGGCGGCCTGGCCTCGGCTCTGGATGTGAGACAGCAGAACACAGGAGGG ATCCCCGTTTCGCAGTCCTCTGTCATGGATGACATAGAGGAGTGGCTCTGTGCTGACGTG AAAGGAGATGCCGCAGAGGAAGGGGTGACCAGTGAAG AGTTTGATAAGTTCCTGGAGGAGCGAGCGAAGGTCGCAGACACTCTGCCATCTCCCCCTGGAGCTAACCCTGCTCACCCAGCCCGTGCCCCCGGTGGCTCCCAAAAGAAAGCTGAACGGACGGAGGATGCCCTCTTTGCCTTGTAG